In a genomic window of Leptospira andrefontaineae:
- a CDS encoding Lp29 family lipoprotein: MRLLVLSIFFLFLSNACASRYSLTQNSDVGAPTKPLIKKFRIAYIGFNTFKSTKLKNPDGTVDFEALSDPYSRTIKEPVGGSFPIPGENKPNGIRKDLATEKVSKFAKSFLEVTGPTGIKELEKFLEISKTGDNYIYSFKNLPYDYYIVGLHYPVFEKTRNVGLNFITIFSSLFSVATLGILPSYEAYAANTKVLVYDKNLNLLKELEYDNNYSVWRALWISPNPKECGIGSLSCLGMFSPTLGTNPPMVFEASSQKISSDLSEYINTLK; encoded by the coding sequence ATGCGTTTACTGGTCCTTTCCATCTTCTTCTTATTTTTATCCAATGCCTGCGCTTCTAGATATTCTCTTACCCAAAACAGCGATGTAGGAGCTCCTACAAAACCACTTATTAAAAAATTCAGGATTGCTTATATAGGATTTAATACATTCAAATCCACAAAATTAAAAAATCCGGATGGAACCGTGGATTTTGAAGCTCTCTCAGATCCATATTCTCGTACGATCAAAGAACCTGTCGGAGGAAGTTTTCCTATTCCTGGAGAAAATAAACCGAACGGAATTAGAAAGGATTTGGCTACGGAGAAGGTTTCAAAATTCGCAAAATCTTTCCTAGAGGTAACGGGTCCTACCGGCATCAAAGAATTAGAAAAGTTTTTGGAGATCTCAAAAACCGGGGATAATTATATATACTCGTTCAAAAATCTTCCTTACGATTACTATATTGTAGGTCTTCATTATCCTGTTTTTGAAAAAACAAGGAATGTAGGTCTGAACTTTATCACCATTTTTTCAAGTTTATTCAGTGTGGCAACCTTAGGGATCTTGCCTTCTTACGAGGCGTATGCAGCGAATACAAAAGTTTTAGTATATGATAAAAACCTAAATTTGCTCAAAGAACTGGAATATGATAATAATTATTCTGTTTGGAGAGCATTATGGATCTCCCCGAATCCTAAAGAATGTGGAATCGGAAGTTTGAGCTGTCTTGGAATGTTCAGCCCTACGTTGGGAACGAATCCACCTATGGTATTTGAAGCAAGTTCCCAAAAGATCAGTTCTGACTTAAGTGAATATATAAATACTTTAAAGTAA
- a CDS encoding DUF1577 domain-containing protein encodes MQYFEKNSRALDYIVSKDQKKHVILKYLLDQELSLKIYPFEQKAVIKKYLEEDEKILIRMPEDWEETGEKKVSLFKILAKYIEIDCQFLQKAEKDLYLLKVERLAIAKLNRESARVQVSNGKAVVTNLITPKTVIEANMFNIPTLIKVNLEDYKNRLKKNSTDNIVIETFKPGLDRKFEIVKRSRKSLLLEDTQNANSYSESGPDRLDYSKDIDDDIGTIIRKFKDQKIVSELIRPIIYKNHSDQPVPIGYIWIQSKDKKLSSDYLAELGRLSDEVVGRIKESNTIKTTEKFTILDASPKGLKVKIHDPNLIDTLPKQEGFIFDVLFKMQAPLTVSAVIRWWGKDEDGNLTLGLEFKSKSDHPGERDRYIKNLELMQKGAL; translated from the coding sequence ATGCAATATTTTGAAAAGAATTCCAGAGCTTTAGATTATATAGTTTCTAAAGATCAGAAAAAGCATGTTATTCTGAAATATCTACTAGACCAGGAACTTTCCCTTAAGATCTATCCTTTCGAGCAAAAGGCCGTCATCAAAAAGTATTTGGAAGAGGATGAGAAGATCCTGATCCGTATGCCTGAGGATTGGGAAGAAACCGGAGAGAAGAAGGTCTCTTTATTCAAGATCCTCGCTAAATATATAGAAATTGACTGTCAGTTCCTTCAAAAAGCGGAGAAGGACCTTTACCTTTTAAAAGTGGAAAGACTGGCGATTGCGAAATTGAACCGGGAAAGTGCCAGGGTCCAAGTCTCGAACGGCAAAGCTGTAGTTACGAATCTAATCACGCCTAAAACTGTAATCGAAGCGAATATGTTCAATATTCCGACTTTGATAAAGGTGAATTTAGAAGATTATAAGAACCGTCTGAAAAAGAACAGTACGGATAATATAGTGATCGAGACATTTAAACCTGGGTTAGACAGAAAGTTCGAGATTGTAAAACGTTCCCGAAAGTCTTTGCTATTAGAAGACACACAAAACGCTAATTCTTATTCTGAGTCAGGACCGGATCGTTTGGATTATTCCAAAGATATTGACGATGATATTGGGACTATCATTCGTAAATTTAAGGACCAAAAAATTGTTTCTGAACTCATTCGTCCTATCATTTACAAAAACCATTCGGATCAACCGGTTCCGATAGGTTATATCTGGATCCAAAGTAAGGATAAAAAACTCAGTTCGGATTATTTGGCGGAACTAGGAAGACTTTCAGACGAAGTTGTGGGCCGGATCAAAGAATCGAATACGATCAAGACCACTGAAAAATTTACAATTTTAGATGCTTCACCTAAAGGACTTAAGGTAAAGATACACGATCCGAATCTGATTGATACCTTACCTAAACAAGAGGGTTTTATATTCGATGTTCTATTCAAAATGCAGGCTCCTTTGACAGTTTCCGCCGTGATTCGCTGGTGGGGAAAGGACGAAGATGGAAATTTGACCTTAGGCCTTGAATTTAAGAGTAAATCGGACCATCCTGGAGAAAGGGATAGATATATTAAGAATTTAGAATTGATGCAGAAAGGCGCATTATGA
- a CDS encoding Lsa16 family lipoprotein adhesin, translating to MRKLALNITILGIAALALGACSNTAQIVGNINCPTLEKDKLDPKVGILSDDQSGSVQIELLPVGTVVKVYDYRNHYYIAKKLVRIKTEKNEGWVDPSCLVVAQNPDDSVFKWGYRSDYKPFLDREDRDRYNYKNDPNAGPDSKGRSADGFEYDIYRNLPKDKVPLADLAPELKK from the coding sequence ATGAGAAAATTAGCATTAAATATTACGATCCTCGGAATTGCAGCTCTCGCTTTGGGAGCTTGCTCCAACACCGCTCAAATTGTAGGGAATATTAACTGTCCTACATTAGAAAAAGATAAACTGGATCCTAAAGTCGGAATTCTTTCCGACGACCAGTCGGGTTCCGTGCAAATAGAACTCCTTCCTGTTGGAACTGTTGTAAAGGTTTATGATTACAGAAACCATTACTATATCGCGAAAAAATTGGTCCGTATCAAGACAGAGAAAAACGAAGGTTGGGTAGACCCATCTTGTTTAGTTGTCGCGCAGAATCCTGATGATTCAGTTTTCAAATGGGGATATCGTTCCGATTATAAACCTTTCTTAGACAGAGAGGACAGAGACAGATATAATTATAAAAACGATCCTAACGCAGGACCTGATTCAAAAGGAAGATCTGCGGACGGGTTCGAATATGATATCTACAGAAACCTTCCGAAAGATAAGGTTCCTCTGGCAGATCTGGCACCTGAGCTGAAAAAGTAA